A genomic stretch from Caulobacter sp. FWC2 includes:
- a CDS encoding amino acid permease, with translation MAPFRAADLLRRKPVAQVLGEHPPEHLPRTIGLFQLTMLGVGATIGTGIFVALTTAVPAAGPAVILSFVLAGITAALTALCYAELASTIPVSGSSYSYAYATLGEFVAFIVGACLLLEYAVSASAIAVGWGQYLNEMLVDLIGVKMPDAIAKAPGAGGVFNLPAVVLVGACMVLLLRGVKESTTINAILVVLKLLVLLFFVVIAFSGFHAGNLTPFMPMGVAGVGAAASSIFFSYIGIDAVSTAGEEVKDPRKTLPLGIVLSLLIVTAVYILVALAAVGAQPWTAFKGQEAGLAVILRNLTGQAWTSLILCVGAIVSIFSITLVVMYGQTRILYAMSRDGLLPKVFQRLHPKTRSPDLNTYIVAAFIAVLAAFVPLDVLVNLTSMGTLIAFAIVSLGVIILRRTQPDLPRGYRVPLYPVVPVLSVAFCGYLIVGLPLDTWLLFAVWVAAACAIYFGYSRKNSMLNLA, from the coding sequence ATGGCCCCGTTCCGCGCCGCCGACCTCCTCCGCCGCAAGCCCGTCGCCCAGGTTCTGGGCGAGCATCCGCCCGAGCACCTGCCGCGCACGATCGGCCTGTTCCAGTTGACCATGCTGGGCGTGGGCGCCACGATCGGCACCGGCATCTTCGTGGCCCTGACCACCGCCGTACCGGCGGCGGGTCCGGCGGTGATCCTGTCGTTCGTGCTGGCCGGGATCACGGCGGCCCTGACGGCCCTGTGCTACGCCGAGCTGGCCTCGACCATCCCGGTGTCGGGCTCCTCGTACTCCTACGCCTACGCCACCCTGGGCGAGTTCGTCGCCTTCATCGTCGGCGCGTGCCTGCTGCTGGAATACGCCGTTTCCGCCTCGGCCATCGCCGTGGGCTGGGGCCAGTATCTGAACGAGATGCTGGTCGACCTGATCGGCGTGAAGATGCCCGACGCCATCGCCAAGGCGCCGGGCGCGGGCGGGGTGTTCAACCTGCCGGCCGTGGTGCTGGTCGGGGCCTGCATGGTGCTGCTGCTGCGCGGGGTGAAGGAGTCGACGACGATCAATGCCATCCTGGTGGTGCTGAAGCTGCTGGTCCTGCTGTTCTTCGTGGTCATCGCCTTCAGCGGCTTCCACGCCGGCAACCTGACGCCGTTCATGCCGATGGGCGTGGCGGGCGTGGGCGCGGCCGCCTCGTCGATCTTCTTTTCCTATATCGGCATCGACGCGGTCTCGACCGCCGGCGAGGAGGTCAAGGACCCGCGCAAGACCCTGCCGCTGGGCATCGTGCTGTCCCTGCTGATCGTCACGGCGGTCTACATCCTGGTCGCCCTGGCCGCCGTCGGGGCCCAGCCCTGGACCGCTTTCAAGGGCCAGGAAGCCGGCCTGGCGGTGATCCTGCGCAACCTGACGGGCCAGGCCTGGACCTCGCTGATCCTGTGCGTCGGGGCGATCGTGTCGATCTTCTCGATCACCCTGGTGGTCATGTACGGCCAGACGCGGATCCTCTACGCCATGAGCCGCGATGGCCTGCTGCCCAAGGTGTTCCAGCGCCTGCATCCCAAGACCCGCAGCCCGGACCTCAATACCTATATCGTGGCAGCCTTCATCGCCGTGCTGGCGGCCTTCGTGCCGCTGGACGTGCTGGTCAACCTGACCAGCATGGGCACCCTGATCGCCTTCGCCATCGTCTCGCTTGGGGTAATCATCCTGCGCCGAACCCAGCCGGATCTGCCGCGCGGCTACCGCGTACCGCTCTATCCGGTCGTGCCGGTGCTGAGCGTGGCGTTCTGCGGGTATCTGATCGTCGGACTGCCGCTGGATACGTGGCTGCTGTTCGCGGTGTGGGTGGCGGCGGCCTGCGCGATATACTTCGGGTATTCGCGGAAGAACTCCATGCTTAATCTGGCCTAA
- a CDS encoding GIY-YIG nuclease family protein → MDKMFCVYLLASRPYGTLYCGHTDDLARRIWEHQQKLRKGFTSKYGVDRLVWYEMGETREGAFTRERQIKKWNRAWKIQLIETLNPTWADLSETLNC, encoded by the coding sequence ATGGACAAGATGTTCTGCGTCTACCTGCTGGCCAGTAGGCCCTATGGCACGCTCTACTGCGGCCATACCGACGACCTCGCGCGTCGCATCTGGGAGCATCAGCAGAAGCTCCGCAAGGGCTTCACCTCGAAGTACGGCGTTGATCGGCTCGTCTGGTACGAGATGGGCGAAACGCGGGAGGGAGCTTTCACGCGCGAGCGGCAGATCAAGAAGTGGAACCGCGCTTGGAAAATCCAATTGATCGAGACCCTGAACCCCACTTGGGCCGATCTCTCCGAGACACTGAACTGCTGA
- the glmS gene encoding glutamine--fructose-6-phosphate transaminase (isomerizing) — MCGIIGIVGKQPVAERLIESLKRLEYRGYDSAGIAGVVGGHVERRRAKGKIKALEAVLAEDPLVATTGIGHTRWATHGAPNVQNAHPHTAGRVTLVHNGIIENFAELKAELAAAGRTFSSDTDTEVIAHLIDAELATGLAPLEAFKTALDRLTGAYALAVLIEGEANLVLGARRGSPLVVGEGQGEMFLGSDALAVGPFTNRVIYLEEGDYVALDHDSHQIFDASGAVVTRPVRVVPTSSVMLEKGNYRHFMEKEIHDQPEGCQRTIAAYVDTLTARAAVPGDIDFAKLERIQIVACGTSFIAGMVGKYLIEQLADLPVDVEIASEFRYRQPALRPGSLVIAMSQSGETADTLAALRYCKAKGMKSAVVVNAQESTMAREVDVVWPIHCGPEIGVASTKAFTAQVSVMIALAVAAAKQRGTIDDAEEQRLVKVLLEAPRLIAEAIGLEDAIKEIAADVAKARDVLYLGRGPMSALALEGALKLKEISYIHAEGYAAGELKHGPIALVDDQTPIVILAPHDSYFEKSASNMSEVMARGGQVIFITDTEGVKHAPAGAKVVVTAPASDPLVSTLVMSAPIQLLAYHVAVVKGADVDQPRNLAKSVTVE; from the coding sequence ATGTGCGGCATTATCGGCATCGTCGGAAAACAACCCGTCGCCGAGCGTCTGATCGAGAGCCTGAAGCGGCTCGAATATCGAGGCTATGACTCCGCGGGGATCGCTGGGGTGGTGGGCGGGCATGTCGAGCGTCGCCGGGCCAAGGGCAAGATCAAGGCGCTGGAAGCCGTCCTGGCCGAGGACCCGCTGGTCGCCACCACCGGCATCGGTCACACGCGCTGGGCGACCCACGGCGCGCCCAACGTCCAGAACGCTCACCCGCACACGGCGGGCCGCGTCACCCTGGTGCACAACGGCATCATCGAGAACTTCGCCGAGCTGAAGGCCGAGCTGGCCGCCGCCGGCCGCACCTTCTCCAGCGACACCGACACCGAGGTGATCGCCCACCTGATCGACGCCGAACTGGCCACCGGTCTGGCCCCGCTGGAGGCCTTCAAGACCGCCCTCGACCGCCTGACCGGCGCCTATGCCCTGGCCGTACTGATCGAGGGCGAGGCGAACCTGGTCCTGGGCGCGCGCCGCGGCAGCCCGCTGGTGGTGGGCGAGGGCCAGGGCGAGATGTTCCTGGGCTCGGACGCCCTGGCCGTCGGTCCCTTCACCAACCGGGTGATCTATCTGGAAGAGGGCGACTACGTCGCCCTGGATCACGACAGCCATCAGATCTTCGACGCCTCGGGCGCGGTCGTCACCCGCCCGGTGCGCGTGGTGCCGACCTCGTCGGTGATGCTGGAGAAGGGCAACTACCGGCACTTCATGGAGAAGGAGATCCATGACCAGCCGGAGGGCTGCCAGCGCACGATCGCGGCCTATGTCGACACCCTGACCGCCAGGGCCGCCGTGCCCGGCGACATCGACTTCGCCAAGCTGGAGCGCATCCAGATCGTCGCCTGCGGCACCTCGTTCATCGCCGGCATGGTCGGCAAGTACCTGATCGAGCAGCTGGCCGACCTGCCGGTCGATGTCGAGATCGCCTCGGAGTTCCGCTACCGCCAGCCGGCCCTGCGGCCGGGCTCGCTGGTCATCGCCATGTCGCAGTCGGGCGAGACCGCCGACACCCTGGCGGCCCTGCGCTACTGCAAGGCCAAGGGCATGAAGAGCGCGGTGGTGGTCAACGCCCAGGAATCGACCATGGCCCGCGAGGTCGACGTCGTGTGGCCCATCCACTGCGGTCCCGAGATCGGCGTGGCCTCGACCAAGGCCTTCACCGCCCAGGTCAGCGTGATGATCGCCCTGGCCGTCGCCGCCGCCAAGCAGCGCGGGACGATCGATGACGCCGAGGAGCAGCGTCTGGTGAAGGTGCTGCTGGAAGCTCCCCGCCTGATCGCCGAGGCCATCGGCCTGGAAGACGCCATCAAGGAGATCGCCGCCGACGTCGCCAAGGCCCGCGACGTGCTCTATCTGGGCCGCGGCCCGATGTCGGCCCTGGCCCTGGAAGGCGCGCTGAAGCTGAAGGAGATCAGCTACATCCACGCCGAGGGTTACGCCGCCGGCGAGCTGAAGCACGGTCCGATCGCCCTGGTCGACGACCAGACCCCGATCGTCATCCTGGCGCCCCATGACAGCTATTTCGAGAAGTCGGCCTCGAACATGAGCGAGGTGATGGCGCGCGGCGGCCAGGTGATCTTCATCACCGACACCGAGGGCGTGAAGCACGCGCCGGCGGGGGCCAAGGTGGTGGTCACCGCGCCGGCCAGCGACCCGCTGGTCTCGACCCTGGTGATGTCGGCCCCAATCCAGCTGCTGGCCTACCACGTGGCGGTGGTGAAGGGCGCGGACGTCGACCAGCCCCGGAACCTGGCCAAGTCGGTGACGGTGGAGTAG